GATGAACGTCGTGGCCTGGATGAACGAGCGCGGCGAGATCGTGAAAACGGAGCCAGCGCCTGGCATGTTCACGGTGCGCACGTCGGCAGAATCGGCGCAGCGCATTCAACAAGGCGATACGCAGCCGGATATCGGCCGCGATCAAATGGTGCGGCTCGCAGCGCCGGCCGGCGATTTGCATCGCGCGAAACACGTGACCTATCGCGTTCGGCTCAATGATGGCGACCCGGTCGCGACGTTCCCTGCGCAGCGCTCACAACAGATCGCGGCAGCGGACGATCCCCACGTTGCGACGTTGACGGTCATCGCTTTGCGACCCGATCCGACGGCCGAGAAAGACCCGGCGCCGGCCGCGGCGTACTTGGCCGCAAATCCATTGGTGCAAAGCGACGACGCGCGCATTCGCACACTCGCGACGCAGGCCATCGGCGACGCCCGCAGCGACGTGGAGCAAGCCGCGGCGATCGAGAAATTCGTGCATGAGTACATTCAGGAAGTGAATTTCTCGCAGGCCTTCGGCACCGCAGTGGACGTCGCCGAAAGCCATCGCGGCGACTGCACGGAACACGCCGTATTATTGGCGGCATTGGCGCGGGCGTCCGGAATTCCAGCTCGCGTCGCTGTCGGCCTGGTCTACACGCACTCCGCGAAAAATGCCGGCTGCGCCTTTCACATGTGGGACGAGCTGTACGTCGCCGGGCAATGGATTCCCTACGACGCCACGCTCGGGCTGGGCGGCATCGGCGGCGGACATATTAAACTGAGCGACTCCCATCTCGCCGACGGTTCGGCGCTCGCCAGCTTCTTGCCGGTGATGCAAGTGATGGGGAGTCTGTCCATCGAAGTCGTCGCGACCGACGCACCGTAAGCAATCTCGCGTTACTACGCTGTCACACACCATGGAAATTCCCGCGCCAATCGTCGTGTTCGTGATTGGCGACGATCACCGCCCGGAATTTCGCGATATCCTGCCCACGTTGCGCGCTAACGCATTGGTGACAAACTACACGACTTTGGAACAGGCGCGCGAGGCTAACGGCGCTCCGGAACTTTGCGTATTTCTGCAATCGGTCCCGGGAGAATACGCGCCGCGCGACTTGGAATTGCTCCTGCTAAGTTGGCCACTGGCCCGGTTCCTAACGATCGCCGGACCGTTGTGCGAAGGCGAGCCACGCACCGGCGCCCCCTGGCCGGGTCAGCTTCGCGTCTACTGGCACGCCTTCCCCGGTTGGTGGAGGCTGCAACTCGCGCGACTCGCAGCTGGCGAATGTGCTGCCTGGCAACTTCCGCGCACCAGTCGGGAAGACGATGTGCTTCGCGGTGTAACGTCGTTCACGCCAAGCGCACTAGAGGGAACCATCGGCGTCGCTGCGGCGCACTCACGTGAGGCGGCGCGGTTGCTCGTCGATTCGCTGCGCAACGCCGGAATTGACGCCGTTCCGCTGAGTGCAGTCGACAATATCGCGGTCAGTGAGATCCTCGCCATTGTCTGGGACGACGATGCCCCCGGTGCCGCTTGGCGCGAACGATTCTCTAAACTCTGTACAGCATGGCCCGGGACGCCCACCGTCGCACTGTTAAACTTCCCTCGACCGGAGGATCGCCTTTTCGTGGAAGCAAACATGGCGAGCGGCGCAAGCGGCGCGATCATCGCCAAGCCGTTCGACTTCGACGCCGTGCTCGCCACGCTGGTCGCCGTCGCAGGAGCGCGCACTTCGTAAAGCGCATTGCGCGAATTGCTCACGAACTCGTCACAGCCGCAAGGTATATTCTGTCTACGGACTGGCTCCTTTCAGACCTCATTCCATTCGCAGGAATTCCCATGCGTCGCCCTCGCACTTTCATCTGTTTGGGCTGCTTCATCGGCGGATTGCTCGCCTGGTTGATCGTCGCCTTGACACTCGCGGTGGAGCCCCGCGCCGCGGCGGATGAAGTGGACGACGCCGTTGTCGGACCGCCGGCCGCGGACGGAAGTTTCGTCGTGGCCAGCGGGCAGTACGTCCGTCCCGCGGGGCAATCCTTGGCGTTCGGCGGCCGGCCGGTCGACCTCGTACTCTCGCCGGATGGCCGCACGCTGTATGCGAAAGACAACCGCGGACTGCTGGTGCTGAACACCGCCGACTGGACGCTGCGTCAAACACTTCCCTTTGGCGAAGCTGGCGGCTCGCTACACGGCATCGCTGTATCGCAAGATGGGAAACACGTGTATGCGACCGACGCGGCGCGGACCCTGTTCGAGGGCGCCGTCGGCGGCGACGGGCTGGTGACCTGGACGCACAGCATCGATCTGCCCGGGCCGGAACAAGATCCAGACAAGCGCGACGCGGCGGAGAACAACGCCTTCGGCTGCGGCATCGCATTGTCGACGGACGGCGCCACGGCTTACGTCTGTTTGTCCCGCAACAATACTTTGGGCGTGGTGAGCCTCGCGGAAGGCCGATTGATTCAAGAGATTCCGGTCGGCGTAGCGCCCTTCGACGTGGCGCTCAGCCCCGACGGCGCCACCGCCTATATCTCGAACTGGGGCGGACGCCGCGCGAAAACTGGGGAACGGACCGCGAAGTCGGCCGGCACCGACACCCTGATCGACGAACGCGGCGTGGCCTCCAGCGGCACCTTGGGAAAGATCGACTTGGAGCAAGGCGCCATGACGGCCGAAGTCGAAGTCGGCCTGCATCCCAGCGACTTGGAACTTGCGCACGACGGCGCGACGTTGTATGTGGCGAATGCGAATTCCGATACCGTGGCCTGCGTCTCCACTAACGACTTCAAGATCCTGGAAACGATCTCGACGCGACCGCTCGCGGAATTGCCGTTCGGTTCGATGCCGAACGCCATCGCACTTTCTCGCGACGGCCGGACGCTGTACGCGGCCAACGGCGGCAACAACGCCGTGGCCGTGATTCAACTTGCCGCCGCGCGCGGCGAAGCCAGCCGCTTACTCGGCTTCATCCCCACGGCCTGGTATCCCGGCGGCGTGGTCGTCGACGACACGCATCTGTACGTCGCGAACATCAAGGGAGAAGGTTCGCGCAACGAAGAGGAGCCGAACAAAGGTTGGAACAGCCACTGGCACCGCGGCACGATCACAAAATGTCCGCTGCCGTCCGCTGAGACATTGAAACAATACACGGAACAAGTCGTCGCGGACGCCCAGATTCCCGCCGTATTGCGGGCGTTGGAAAAGTCGCAAAGCAAAGTAGACGCTGTGCCAGTGCCAGCGAAGCAGGGCGAGCCGTCGGTGTTCGAGCACGTGATCTACGTCATCAAAGAGAACCGCACCTACGACCAGGTTTTCGGCGACTTTGCCCACACCAACGCCGATCCGTCGCTCTGCATCTTCGGTCGCGATGTCTCGCCGAATCACCACGCGATCGCCGAGCAGTTCGTGATTCTTGACAACTACTACTGCAACGGCGTCCTCTCCGCCGACGGGCACTCCTGGGCGACCGAAGGCAACGTCACCGACCATCTGGAAAAAGCCTTCGGCGGGTTCGCGCGGAGCTATACGTTCGGCGACGATCCGATCACCTATTCCTCGACAGGCTTCATCTGGGACAACGCACTGGGGCACGGGCTGTCGTTCCGCAACTATGGCGAATTCGACACCACCGAAACCGTGCCGAAGCAGGCCACGTTCCTGGAAATCTATCGCGACTACCAAAACAAGGCTGGCAAGATTCAGTTCCGCCACACGATCGGCATCGACCGGCTCCGGCAGTACAGCCATCCGGAATTTCAAGGTTGGAACATGAACATCAGCGACGTTCAGCGAATGGACGTCTTCCTCGAGGAATTCCGCAAGTTCGAGGAATCAGGCGCATTGCCCAATCTGATCATCATGACGTTGCCGCAGGATCACGGCTCCGGCATGTCGCCCGGCTCACCGACGCCGCGCGCACACATGGCGGACAACGACCTTGCGGTAGGGCGACTGGTCGAAGCCGTCTCGAAAAGCAAGTTCTGGCCGAAGACCTGCATCTTCATCAACGAGGATGATCCGCAGAACGGCTTCGATCACGTGGACGGACATCGTTCGATCTGCCTGGTCGTCAGCCCCTATACGAAGCGCGGCGAGGTGGTCAGCAAGTTCTACAATCAGACGTCCGTCATTCATACGATCGAGCGGATGCTCAGCCTGCCGCCGATGAATCAGATGGACGCCCTCGCGCCGCTGATGAGCGATTGCTTCGTCGCTGCGCCGGACTTGACTCCGTACGCTGTGCTGCCGAACAACATTCCGCTCGACGAGTTGAATCCGGCGATGGCGCAGCTCGGTCCGCAAGAAAGGCACTGGGCCGAGCTAAGCCTGAAACAGGACTTCACCAAGGTCGATCGCGCCGACGAAGATTCGCTGAACCGCATTATCTGGCACGCGGTCAAAGGAGTCGACGCGCCGTATCCGGCCGATTGGGCGGGTCCGCACGGTAAAGGGCTCGCCTCGCTGGGACTCTCCTTCGATCCAAACGCGGAAGACGAGGAAGAGGAAGAAGAGGAACGTGAGCGCGCCGAACGTGAAGCGGAAGGCGTAGCGGACGAGGACTAATTGGCCGTCCGCCGGCGGCACGATCGCTACGACCCGCGTTTATGCCAAGGCTTGGGAGCAAACTATAATTGTTGCGCCCCCAGGTATTTCAGATTCCTTGGCTGTCGGGAGTTGTCGCAATGTCGGGGTGTCAGAGCCGGTCCGTGCGAATGCTGCTCGTGGACGACGATCCGAGCATGCTCAAATTGATTCGGGCCATTGTCGAGCGGTCGTTTCCCGATCAGATCTCGGTCGAGGTCGCGGAAGATCTGCGCATTGCCCGGCGGATGATCGAATCGAGTCCGGTGGACATTGTGATCACCGACATGGAAATGCCGGGCGTCAACGGCCTGGAAATTGTCCGTTGTGCGAAGCGGCGCAACGCCTATACGCAAGCGCTGATGTTGACCGGCCACTCCACGGTCGACTTGCTGCTCGACGCGATGGAACTCGGGGCGACCGACTACTTGTTGAAGCCGCTCGACAAAGACGAACTGATCGTCGTCCTCACGGAGACGATCAATCGGCTGACGCGCTGGCGCAAGGCCCTCAGCAATACCTACGCGACGCGCCAAAAAGCCGCGCAAGAAACTGTCGCCCAGACCGCTACGTAGCGTTGTTGCGTTTCCCCATAGTCGCCTTTCGCGGAGCGAAAGGCGACTGTGCGCCACTCTATTTCTCGATCGCCGGCAACCGAGTGTCGACAAGCGCTTTGACGCCGGGAATAATCCGACAGGCGTTCACATAGTACACCTTGCGCAGGACATCGTCCGGCAGGCCGAGTCCGTCGATGTTCCATAAGCCTTGCGGCGGGAACGGTTCGTTCGCGTAAGGAAAATACTCATCCCAAGTTTCCAGCATCCGCCAGTGCGGATAGAGCCGTTCGCGCGAGCGCGGGCCGTCGGTGCCGAACAGGATACGGTCCGCGTGATCCAAGAAAAACTTGCGCGACGAATACGGTTGCCGTCCCAATTCGGCGATGCGGGCGGCGATTTCGACATTCAGATTCGGATATTTCTCCAGCCACGCGCCAACCGCGCGCAAATCCTCCGCATTCCCCGCCACGTGCGCGCCAATGAACACCGTCTGCGGGTGACGTTCCACGATCGCGATAAACGCCTGAAGTAGTGCTTCGCGCCGCGGCCACTGTGGCCCGTAGAAACTCCATTCCGGATGGCGGTTCAATTCCTCCCAGCGTTCATTGTGTTGATCGATCGGCTCGAAAAACGCGGCAGGGTCGGCGACATGAATCAAGATCGGCAGACCCAACTCACCGCACGCCCGCCAAATCGGATCGAAGCGAGGGTCGTCGATCTTGAGCAGCGAACCGTCGGCGTTGCGGTAGCCGAGCCCAAATTGCTTGAAGATCTTCACGCCGCTCGCGCCGCGCTGCTTGGCGTCACGGAGGCGTTCCACGACCCGCTGGGCGAAGTCCGGTTGATTGCAATCCCACGTCGCCGGTTCGTCGGTGCGCCCCGCGCCTTGCCAATCGATATTGGCGAACGTAACGAACCGTCCGGAATGCCGCCCGTTTAGAAAGCGGAGATGCTCGTCGATCTCCTCGCCCCAATGGCCGTCAAGACTGACCGAAACGGCGATATTCTGCTCGTCCATGATCCGCACATAGTCGTCGAGCGCCTCGGCGGACTGCTCCAACTTGATACGCCCATGGAGATGCACGTCCACGACCGGAAACTTGGCGCGCCGAGTTTCGTGCTGCTTCAATTGCAGCATCGACCGCGGGCGAAACTGATCGAGCGCCAAATCCCGCCCCTCGCGGCCATCCAGCTGCGGAGCCGCCGGCTGCGCAGAAGCGCCGTCCGCAAACAGCGCGAGGCAGAATACCACGCCGGAAAGTCGCACGAAAATCGATTTCATAGCCAAGTCCGAGTAGGGTGGGCCGTGCGACAACAGGACCAATTTGACCGCGTACGCGACGACAAAAGTACAACGACGCAACGCCAAAGATGTCAGGCCCACCGTCACGGGAAAGGCGAGCCCATCCAATCCCATTCAAGGTCAGCTGCAGCAATCGTGGAATTCTTTGCGTGCATTCCGGTGCCAGATAGTGCTGGAGCGCTCTACGACGCCACGGTTTGAACAGAGACGACCTCGGACCGATGTTTATGTTCTCCATCATCCGCCTGTGATCCCACGGGTTTTGCCGCGGGCATAAAGCGCCGCTCAATAAAGACGTGAAACGGCCAGGCGAGCAACAGGGAGCCTGCAACGCAGATCGGCACAACAATCAGCAATCGCTCGGCAGGTGAACTTAGCCCGTGCTCGCGCAGCCAGCGTTGCACTGGATCGCAAACGATCGTGTGCGTCAGATACAAGCTATAGCTGGCTACTCCGCAGCGGTAGAGCCAAGTCAGCGATTGCATCCCGGCGATTGACTTGTCAAAGCGATGCAGCCCGAGCATGACAGCCGAGAAAAAACAGCCCGACGCAATGCCTACCGATTCGTTCCAGATGGCGCAGCCGCCGATCACCGCCAACAGAATTCCAGCCCGGCTGGCCCATACCTCCCAGCGCGACTTGCTATGCAAAGCATGGAATACAAACACGCCGGGCGCAAAGGATAACCACGTCCCCGCGAATACCACGCCGGTTAGGTCCACGAGTCCCACCCGATCCGCCACGATCACACCGACAGTCAGCCCGCAAAGTCCAATTACGATCGAGAGAAACGCTCGTTGCGGCAGCAGCAGTAAGAGGCCGCAGGTCAAGTAGAACTGTTCTTCGTGACAGAGCGTCCAGGCCTGTGTGAGAAACATTTGCGATTCACTTGGGCCAACTACCAGGTAGCGCCAACTCTCGGTAAGCGTGAGATTCCCCAGCACCATCCAATGGGACGGCCAAACTTTCGGCATCCCTTGTTGTGCCAAGTGGAGGGTCAGCATCAATAGGAGCGCTGCCCAGTACGGTGGGAAGATGCGCCGAAAGCGGCGAAACATGAAATGGCCGAAACTATGTTCCTTTTTTCGCGACGAGTCGACCGCGGCGGCAATGCAGTACCCTGAGATCGCAAAAAAGATCCCCACGCCCATCCTGCCTAGCGGTGGAACAACTCCAATGGTCCCGCGCCAAACAGCCGGGCCCAACGAGTGCGAAACAACCACCATCAGGCAGGCGAGGCCTCGCCAGTGGTCGAGAGTATAGTACCGCGTGCTCATGGTGCAATTCTCAAGTCAGGCGTTGTGCTGCCGCGCCGAGATTTTATTGAGGGAGAGCGCGGATGGCGGCGACTCGCCGAAGCAAGCCATCGGCGCCCACGCAATCGAACTGCCTCCGGACTTGCCCGTCTCGGACCTCGAATCGCATCGTCTCGCAGTCGTTTCTTGAGCCAAACCGGGCGAAGTGCTAGTGTACACCGTGTCAGGCGGGATTTCGCGGGTGCGGAGTTTCGCTTGTTCCGCGATTTCTCCCGTTCCTTTGCGCTTAGCACCGCGTGACCGCGTCCACCGAACGTACCGAAGGGCAGTCTCCCGACGAACGGCGTCAGGCGATCGAATTGAGTCTGCGGCGCACCCGGCCGCCGGGGCAGGCCCCTGGTTTCGAGCCCCAGGAGTTCCTCGGCGCGGGGGCCTATGGCGAGGTTTGGGTGGCGATCGACCGCAACACCGGGCGGCGCGTGGCTATCAAGTTCTACTCGCATCATGGGGGACTCGACTGGTCGCTGCTGACGCGCGAGGTCGAAAAGCTGCGATTCCTGTTCGCCGATCGCTACGTCGTGCAACTGATCGCCGTCGGCTGGGATGCCGATCCTCCCTACTACGTCATGGAATACGTGGAGCGCGGCTCGCTCGCTAAACGCTTGGGCGAGGTCGGGCGGTTGCCGGTCGAAGAGGCGACGCGTGTGTTCAGGGACGTAGCCATCGGGCTAGTGCACGCCCACGGCAAGGGCGTGCTGCACTGCGATCTCAAGCCGGCCAACGTGTTATTAGATCAAGACGGTCGACCCCGGCTCGCCGATTTCGGCCAGGCACGGCTCTCGCATGAGCAAACTCCCTCGCTTGGTACGCTGTTTTATATGGCGCCGGAGCAAGCCGATCTCCAAGCGGCGCCCGACGCACGGTGGGACGTCTACGCGCTTGGGGCTTTGCTGTACACGATGCTTGTTGGCGAGCCGCCGCATCGTTCGCCCCGCACGGTCACGGCCCTGGAGCAGCCCAGCGGCCTGGCGCACCGGTTGGAACGCTATCGTGAACTGCTGCGCAATGACCCGCTTCCCGACGCCCATCGCAAAACGCCGGGCGTCGATCGGGCGCTGGCGGAAATCCTGGAACGGTGCCTGGAGATCGATCCCGACAATCGCTATCCCAACGTACAGGCGGTGCTCGATGCCTTGCGTGCGCGCGACGCCCGGCGGTCGAGACAACCGTTGATCTTGCTCGGCGCCTTGGGCCCGCTGTTGTTGATGGCGGTGATGGCATTTTTTGCCTGGCGCGGTTTCGAGGCCGCATATAAGGTCGCCGATCAGGAGCTGACGAAAAAAGCTCTGGACAGCAAGCAGTACTACGCGCGGTTCGTGGCGAACGCCGCGGCGTACGAATTGGAACGCCGCTTCGAACTGGTGGAAGACATTGCCGCGGAGAGCGAGTTTCGTCAGCGTCTCGCTCCGTTGATCGACGACGAGGCGCTGCGGCCAACCATGGAGCGACTCAGCGCTTCGGCATTCGCCGTTCCCGACAATCAACTCACTCCAACGTTGCGGGCGGAACAGACCGCACTGCAGGAGACGTTGCTGGAGAATCAAGCCCGGTTGTATTTGGAAGATTATTTCCAGCAAAAACTCAGCAACGTCCGCGGCATCAAAGTGGCGAGCTGGTTTTTCACCGACACGCGGGGCCTTCAAATCGTCCGCGTACCGTCGAATCGAGTGAACATCGGCTCGAACTTCGGTTGGCGCACCTATTTTCATGGCGGCCCGCTGGAGCAGCCCTCGACGTGGCGACCCGGCCCGAACGATCACGTCCAAGAGACGCAACTCTCGGCGGTGTTTCAAAGTACCAGCTCGAATCTTTGGGTCGTCGGCATTTCCACGCCCGTCTATCGCGGCGACGAATTCTTGGGCGTGCTGGCGCTCACGGTCGAAGTCGGGCAGTTCGCCGATCTGCGAGGCAGTGGGCAGAATCGCGAGTTCGCGGTGATGGTCGACGGCCGAACGAGCAACCCGGGCGTCATCGTCCAGCACGAGTTGTTCACGAAGCTACTGGAACAAAAGCGCGGCGAGTTCTTGCGCCGTTTCCGTGACTATCGCGTGCCGATCGAGCAGATCGGCGATACCGAGGACCGCTATCAAGACCCGTTCGCCAAAGACCTGCTCGGCGCCGATTACCGCGGCGATTGGCTGGCGGCAAAGACACCGGTCCGCGTGCGCGACGAGGAGACCGGGCTCTTCGTGATCGTGCAGGAACGCTACGACGAAGCGATCGGCGAGGCCCTTTCGCCTCTCAAACGGGCCGCCATTACGCGCAGCCTGCTGGGCGTGGCGGCCATGGTAATCATCGTCACAGGACTCTGGGCCTACGTGATGCGTTCTTGGAATCAATCCACCAGCGTTGACGACCTGCGCGACGAGGGCGCCTTGCGTCCGACGAAAGATGACCCCACGCTGGACTTGCGGGCACGCGAAGAAACTCGCACGGAGCGGTCGGACTAACTGCGTTCGATCCGCGCCACGTTGTCGCCCCATAGTCTCCTATCGCTCCGCGAAAGGGGACTGTGGTTCACGCGATGCTATGGCGTCGATTCGGACGGCGTCACTTGCTCACGCGCTTGCTCGGCAGCTTCGTCCTTCGGCGCCTCTTCCGTTGTCTCGGTCGACGCTGGCGACTCGGAAGTCGCGGCTGGTTCCGCAGGCGTTGCGAACGCGTTAGCTGGCGTTGGCGGCTCCTCCGGAGTGGTCGTCGCGCTCGACTTTTCTTCAGGCCGATCGCGCGGATTGTCGATCGTGATCGCCACGCAGAACGGCGCACATTCTGTCTCGCGATAGGAAACGTAGTCGATCGTTTCGATCGGCGTCTCGGGTCGAGGATTGTCCCAACTGGTGAGGAACAGCCGAATTTGCGGTGCGCCTGGACTCTGCTGACCAATCGCCTGGTTCGAGCCGGTCCAAACCATTCGCCCCCGATCGACGGCCTTAGTGCCATCGGCGTCCCACCAATCGCGCACGTCGACACCGTAGACGATCGGCATCATTTCGACGCCTCCGTCAGCGTAGTGAACTTCGTAGTGTCCGATGGGTACGCCGTCCTTCGGCGCCGGCCAGCCCGTGGCGTGCAAAAAGTGGAGGCGCTCACAGGTTTCGCCGATCTCAATGCCGTCAATGCGATCCGGAAAATGCGCCGCGGTGCCGTCCTTGTGGCCGAGGCAAAGCACGCGGTCCGGTACGTTGAAGTTGACGCCGCCCAAAACTTGCTCGCCCGGATTGAGCGTCCCCAGGTTGTTCCCTGCGCGGCCGCCATGTAGGTCTTCATGGATGCCCTGGTTCGCGAGTTCCGTGAACGAAACCGGCTCAAACATGCGTGTGATGTCCATCGCGGGCGCGTAGATCGCGGCCACGCCAGCGGCGCTGCCGCCAAACGGCGATGCGTCTCGCAGCAGCAAACTTTGCACCGCGGGTTCTGACGTGGTCTGCTCCGAAAGTAGCGCGGTGCTGCCATCGACGAAGGCGACGAGGGCGCCTTCCGGTTGATCGCCCGAAAGGCTCGTTCCTTGCGAATCGTTGATCTTGAAGCTCATGCTGTCAAAGGCGAGGTCTTCTGGCGCGATCCATTCCACTGGACTGTAGGACGACTCGACGACCAGCACGGTGCCCCCCATGCCTTTAATCGCATCGGCCCGCGAAGTGGTGGTTCCAGGGGGAAACATTGTGCGCTCGCCGATCACCACCACGAACTGCGTGCGTCCCTGGCCATCGGGCGTGCCGTTGCTGTAGACGTCCGGAATCAATCTCGCCAAGGAGCGATTGTTTGGGCTATCCCACGGTTCGCGCAGGTTGTAGCGGACATAAAGATCGTCGCGCTCCAGATACGGGAGTAGCAACACGCGCCACGAATGGTACGGGCTTCCATCCGGCCCTAACGTCACGGCCGGCGGAAAGCTCCCCCAGACGTCGTGGTAGGCCTGCATCGCCCCGGCAATGACCTTGAGATTGGTTTCCGTCGTGCCCAGTTGAGCCTGAGTCTGCAATCGGAGCAGCGTGGGAACCACGAAAGCCGCGGCCAGCAGGCACAGCACCACGGCGATGAGGCCGCCCACGGCCAAGCCAACGGCGCCCTTGCCCGCAGGCTGCTCGTGCTTCTGCTCCTGCCACTCCGCGACACTGGGAATCGCCACTGGGCGGCCGCAACCGGCGCAAGGACCGGTCATTCCGGCGAACTTTTCGGACACGTCCGTGTGTCGCCCGCAATGCGGGCAGATAAACGAAATCGGCATAACTGGCTCACCTGACAGGAGTACGGCGTCGCCGGCCCAGTTTAACGGACCGACTGTTCCCCAGCCAGATTTTCGTCGCCGGCGGTGCGATCTTTGTCGGAAAGCAGATCGCGACCCCCAAAAACTGGGGTCGCCAGCCGGAAGACAATCGCCAGTAGCCGCTTTAGCGCTTGCGCACTTCCAGGAAAATGATGTTCCGTTGATCCTCGGAACAGAGCCGCACGTCGTGGATTTCGGACTCGGCGATCTCCGCCGTCAGGTCGATCATGTCCTGCCGCGTGCGGTAGACAAGCTGCCAGTCCATGTAGGTTTCCATGTAACCGACGTCGCGCACGCCCGGCAGGAAATTGGCCACCATCAGCTTGCCGCGCGGCCGCAACATCTGAAACATTGTGGCCACCAGGCGCTGGGCGACGGGCTGCTCCAGGTAGTCGAACAACCCGGTCGAGTAGACCAAATGGAATTGGCCCAAATTGAGCTTGTTGGTCAACAGGCTGCGGAACTTGGCCGGCACGGTAATCGCGCCCAGATGCCCGTAGGCACGATCGACTTCCGTCAGGCTCTTGGAGTCGGCGTCGAGGGCGACGAGCCGTCCGATCTTGCCACGGCGGATGGCCGATGAGAGATTCGCTTCGCGCAAGTGTCCGGACGCGATTGCCAGCACGTGCGGCCGGGCACAGCGATCCGCCAGGCGATCGATCATCTCGGCCACGTAGCCCCGCCGCGCGCGGACTCCTTCGGAAGCCGGCGCCCCGGTCGTGAAGTCGAAAATCAACTGTCCCAGCCGCTCCGCTTCTGGCGGAGACCAGCGTTCCTCGCGGCCATAGATGTAGTCCATCATCTGGGCGTCGCCCGCATAGCCGCGCGGCTTCGAGAACGCGCGGTATGTGAACGGGTCCTGATGCACCAGTTTCAGCAGCGCGTGCCGTCGGCTGGTTTGAATGCACTCGGCCCATTCGTGCGGCGAGCTGCTAAGCCGCCGCGTGCGCAGGCCGAGGAACAGCTCGTCGAGCACGCGATGGACGATATCGCGATGATCGTGCGCACCAAGCAAGCGCTGATGCACGTCGTTCAAGAAATCCGTGAACAACTGATCGACCGAGACCGGCGAATGCTGCGCGTCGGAAGTGAACCGAGCCCCGGCGGGGAGCTCGAACGGAGTGGATGACATGTTGGATCGCCGACGATTGGGCCCCGATCCCTGGGGCGGCCGCTCGTGTCGCACCGGCGCTAGTTGAAAATGCGTTGCGCGATGCTTCGTTGCGCCTATTCAGTACGACACGCATATCAGTATTGTCAGGGAGCTTGAGCAAATCCAGTTTGAATTGATAGAATTCAACGCATTAGTCGCACGACAGTCCCGCACAACTGGAGTAGGTGATAACCCTTACTCAGCAAACGCAATTTGCCTAATCGCAAGTGTCAGCGCGATCGTACCCTGCGATACGTGATAGCTTTGCAACTGCATGCGACACGGATCAAAACCCAGCACATGAATCAACCCACCATCCTCGATCTCTATCGCGCACGTACGTCACGCTCGGCCGAGTTGGCCGCCACGGCGCGCGAACTCTTGCCCGGCGGCGTGGTTCACGATGCGCGCTTGCTGGAGCCGCATGGCATCTATGTCGCGCGAGCCCAAGGAGCGCGTAAGTGGGACGTCGACAATAACGAATACGTCGAC
The sequence above is a segment of the Planctomycetia bacterium genome. Coding sequences within it:
- a CDS encoding acyltransferase, with protein sequence MSTRYYTLDHWRGLACLMVVVSHSLGPAVWRGTIGVVPPLGRMGVGIFFAISGYCIAAAVDSSRKKEHSFGHFMFRRFRRIFPPYWAALLLMLTLHLAQQGMPKVWPSHWMVLGNLTLTESWRYLVVGPSESQMFLTQAWTLCHEEQFYLTCGLLLLLPQRAFLSIVIGLCGLTVGVIVADRVGLVDLTGVVFAGTWLSFAPGVFVFHALHSKSRWEVWASRAGILLAVIGGCAIWNESVGIASGCFFSAVMLGLHRFDKSIAGMQSLTWLYRCGVASYSLYLTHTIVCDPVQRWLREHGLSSPAERLLIVVPICVAGSLLLAWPFHVFIERRFMPAAKPVGSQADDGEHKHRSEVVSVQTVAS
- a CDS encoding serine/threonine protein kinase, with translation MTASTERTEGQSPDERRQAIELSLRRTRPPGQAPGFEPQEFLGAGAYGEVWVAIDRNTGRRVAIKFYSHHGGLDWSLLTREVEKLRFLFADRYVVQLIAVGWDADPPYYVMEYVERGSLAKRLGEVGRLPVEEATRVFRDVAIGLVHAHGKGVLHCDLKPANVLLDQDGRPRLADFGQARLSHEQTPSLGTLFYMAPEQADLQAAPDARWDVYALGALLYTMLVGEPPHRSPRTVTALEQPSGLAHRLERYRELLRNDPLPDAHRKTPGVDRALAEILERCLEIDPDNRYPNVQAVLDALRARDARRSRQPLILLGALGPLLLMAVMAFFAWRGFEAAYKVADQELTKKALDSKQYYARFVANAAAYELERRFELVEDIAAESEFRQRLAPLIDDEALRPTMERLSASAFAVPDNQLTPTLRAEQTALQETLLENQARLYLEDYFQQKLSNVRGIKVASWFFTDTRGLQIVRVPSNRVNIGSNFGWRTYFHGGPLEQPSTWRPGPNDHVQETQLSAVFQSTSSNLWVVGISTPVYRGDEFLGVLALTVEVGQFADLRGSGQNREFAVMVDGRTSNPGVIVQHELFTKLLEQKRGEFLRRFRDYRVPIEQIGDTEDRYQDPFAKDLLGADYRGDWLAAKTPVRVRDEETGLFVIVQERYDEAIGEALSPLKRAAITRSLLGVAAMVIIVTGLWAYVMRSWNQSTSVDDLRDEGALRPTKDDPTLDLRAREETRTERSD
- a CDS encoding DUF1559 domain-containing protein — translated: MPISFICPHCGRHTDVSEKFAGMTGPCAGCGRPVAIPSVAEWQEQKHEQPAGKGAVGLAVGGLIAVVLCLLAAAFVVPTLLRLQTQAQLGTTETNLKVIAGAMQAYHDVWGSFPPAVTLGPDGSPYHSWRVLLLPYLERDDLYVRYNLREPWDSPNNRSLARLIPDVYSNGTPDGQGRTQFVVVIGERTMFPPGTTTSRADAIKGMGGTVLVVESSYSPVEWIAPEDLAFDSMSFKINDSQGTSLSGDQPEGALVAFVDGSTALLSEQTTSEPAVQSLLLRDASPFGGSAAGVAAIYAPAMDITRMFEPVSFTELANQGIHEDLHGGRAGNNLGTLNPGEQVLGGVNFNVPDRVLCLGHKDGTAAHFPDRIDGIEIGETCERLHFLHATGWPAPKDGVPIGHYEVHYADGGVEMMPIVYGVDVRDWWDADGTKAVDRGRMVWTGSNQAIGQQSPGAPQIRLFLTSWDNPRPETPIETIDYVSYRETECAPFCVAITIDNPRDRPEEKSSATTTPEEPPTPANAFATPAEPAATSESPASTETTEEAPKDEAAEQAREQVTPSESTP
- a CDS encoding class I SAM-dependent methyltransferase encodes the protein MSSTPFELPAGARFTSDAQHSPVSVDQLFTDFLNDVHQRLLGAHDHRDIVHRVLDELFLGLRTRRLSSSPHEWAECIQTSRRHALLKLVHQDPFTYRAFSKPRGYAGDAQMMDYIYGREERWSPPEAERLGQLIFDFTTGAPASEGVRARRGYVAEMIDRLADRCARPHVLAIASGHLREANLSSAIRRGKIGRLVALDADSKSLTEVDRAYGHLGAITVPAKFRSLLTNKLNLGQFHLVYSTGLFDYLEQPVAQRLVATMFQMLRPRGKLMVANFLPGVRDVGYMETYMDWQLVYRTRQDMIDLTAEIAESEIHDVRLCSEDQRNIIFLEVRKR